DNA from Candidatus Cybelea sp.:
GTGCACGATACCAGCTCGAGCGGCCAGACGCTCTTCGTCGAGCCGCTGTCGGCGCTCGACAGCAACAACCGCGTGCGCACGCTGCAGATCGAAGAGGAGCGCGAGGTGCAGCGCGTTCTGCAGGTACTCTCCGCGCAAGTCGGCGCACGCGCGGCCGAGGTCGAGGCGAACGTCGAAGTGCTCGCAACGCTCGATCTGCTCGCGGCGAAGGCCGAACTGGCGCGCCGCGGCGGCGGCGTGATGCCCGAGCTGAGCGACGAGCCGAGTTTGATCGTCGACAATGGCCGGCACCCTTTGCTCGATTCGCGTGCGGTGCCGCAGTCGCTGCGGCTCGACGACGCGACGCGGCTGCTGGTGATCAGCGGCCCGAACATGGGAGGCAAGACCGTCGCGCTGAAGATGGCCGGGCTCTACGTCGTCATGGCGTATTGCGGACTGCAGCTGCCGGCCGGCGGGGCGACGTGCATCGGGCGCTTCGAGCGCGTGGTCGCCGATATCGGCGACGAGCAGTCGCTGGCGGCCAACGCGTCGACCTTCTCCGCGCACTTACAGCGCATGCGCGAGATCCTCGAAGATGCCGGCTCGCGCACCTTGGCGATCGTCGATGAAATCGGCGGCGGCACCGAACCCGCGGCGGGCACGGCGCTCGCGGTCGCGATGCTCGAACGGCTGCTGGCATGCGGCGCGAAAGCGATCGTTTCGACGCACTCCACGGAGCTCAAGCTTTTCGCGCACTCCACGCCCGGCGTCGCCAACGCGAGCGTTCGCTTCGACTCGACAACCTTTCAGCCAACCTTCGAGCTCGACATCGGCGCGCCGGGGCAGTCGCTGGCGTTTCCGCTCGCGACGCGTCTGGGTCTTTCCGAGGCAATCGTCGCGCGCGCGACCGAGTTGATGGAGGATCGCGAGCGCGATTACGAAGCGGCGCTTGCCGAGCTTTCGCTGCGCAACAGCGAGCTGCGGGAGTCGCGAACGCGCTTGGAGGGCGAACGCCGAGCGGTCGCCGTGCAGGGCGAGTCGCTGCGGCACGATCGGGACGAGCTCGATGCGCAGCGGCGCCGCTTCGGCGCGAACGCCGAAGAGCGTTTGGCGCAGGGTCTGCGCGATTTCACCCGCGAGCTGCAGCGGCGCGCCGACGAATCGTCAGAACACGGTGCGCGACGGCGCGCGCGCGTGACGCCGGGGCAGACGGCGGCGCTGGCTCAAACGATCGAAGCGATCCGTCAGGATCTCGGCATCCGCCCCGAAGCGCAGCGCGCGCAGGACGATCAAACCTTTGCGCTCGGCGATCGCGTGCGGATTCGCTCGCTCGATCAAGAAGCCGTCGTTTCGGAGGACTGGGACGAAAGGTTGCTCGTTTCGATCGGTTCAATGAAGATGATGGTGGAGAAAAGCGATGTCACGCGTTTGGGGGCGCCTCCCAAACGCGCGCGGTCGAGCGCCGTCACCGCCGATACGCGGATGGCGGCGGCTGGTAGAAGCGTCGCGTCGCTCGACGTACGGGGAAAGCGTTACGCCGAAGCCGAGCCGCTGGTCGAACGCTGGATCGACGATGCGCTGCTTGCGGGTAACCTCGAGTTGCGGCTGATTCACGGTAAGGGAACCGGCATGTTGGGGCGCGGCCTGCAGGAGTATCTTCGCGGTCATGCGGCGGTGACGAGCTACCGCTACGGTAACGAAGAGGAGGGATCCAGCGGCGTGACGATCCTGGAGCTGCGCGGGTGACGGCGGCCGAACTGCTCGACGGTTTCGATCACGTCGAGACCGTTGCCGATTTCGAGCAACGGCTCAAGCTGGGGCGTCCGCTTCGGGTCAAGCTGGGAATCGACCCGACGAGCCCCGATCTTCACCTCGGCTTTATGGTGGTTCTGAATCAGCTGCAGCGCTTCGCGCAAGCGGGGCACCATGTGACGCTGATCATCGGCGATTTCACCGCGCGCATCGGGGATCCGAGCGGACGAAACGTCACGCGTCCGCAGCTTTCGCAAGAAGAGATCGAGGCGAACATGCAGACCTACACCGAGCAGGCCGGCAAGGTGCTCGATCTGGAGCGCATCGAGATTCGCTACAACTCCGAATGGCTCGACAAGCTCGGCTTCAGCGATCTGGTGAAGCTGCTGGCGAAGGCGACCATCGCGCAAATGCTCGAGCGCAACGACTTTCACGAGCGTTTCGAGGCCGGCGCGCCGATCTCGCTGCACGAGCTGCTCTATCCGGTGGCGCAGGCCTATGATTCGGTGGCGATCGAAGCCGATGTGGAGCTCGGCGGGACGGATCAACTCTTCAACCTGCTTCTCGGCCGCCACTTTCAGCGCGAGTTCGGGCAGCTGCCGCAGATTTGCGCGACCGTGCCGCTGCTCGTTGGCCTCGACGGCGAGAAGAAGATGAGCAAGTCACTCGGCAACTACGTCGGCGTCGGGGAATCTGCGACCGAGCAGTTTGGGAAGCTGATGAGAATCTCCGACGAGCTGCTTCCGGCATACGCGCGGTACGCGGCGTTCCGCTCCTCGGGAGATTCGGCTAAGCTCGACGACGACATCGCCGCCGGGCGCGTGAAAGCGATGGATGAGAAGAAGCGGCTTGCGGAAGAAATTGTGGCGCGCTATCACGGTGCGGGTGAGGCTGCGGCAGCGCGCGATTTCTTCGAGCGCACCGTCCAGCGCAAAGAGATTCCAACGGAGAACCTGCCGGAGATCGAGCTGGGCGATTGCAAGCGCGTCAGCGAACTTCTCGTCAAGGCGGGTTTTGCCGAAAGCAAACGCGCCGCCGAACGATTGATTTCCGGCGGCGGCGTGAAGATCGACGGCGAACCGGTGAAAGAAGCGAATCAGCCGTGGAATACTACCGAGCCGGCCGTCTTGTCGGTAGGCTCCCGCAGGTTCGTCCGCATTCTGCGCTCTTAGGGAGGCGCAAACGGCCTAACCCGTGGGCCGAGCGGCCGAACAGGCGCGAGGGCCTTTTGCTCAAAAAGGCGCTCGATAAGGGTTTTTCGGAGGTAAGGCCGCGCAAATGAAGGATGTTCTCCCGAAAGGGAGGGCCACTTATGAAGCCGGTTGCTGCTGTATTTTTTTTGATTGCGCTCGCCGCGTGTTCGCGACCGTCCACGCCGGCGCTAATTCCTGACGCACCGGCGAGCGCGGGCGCCGCAAGAACCAGCGCCGGTTTTAGCACGCTCGTGCAGTTTAAAGGAAGCAATGGCTGTACTCCGATCGGCGGACTCGTCGCTGCGGGAACGACGCTGTACGGAACCACGACCTGCGGCGGGGCGCACCATAAAGGAAACATATTCCGGGTCGATATCAGCGGAAAGAAGTTTCACGTCGTGCGTGATTTCGGCAGGGCCGAGCAAGGAACGAGTTCAACGCTGCTGCTTGTCGGGCGCACGCTTTACGGGACGGCATCGCAAGGCGGGCCCAAGGGCTACGGCAGCGTCTATAGCATCGGTCTAAACGGCAAGGTGAACTGGGTCAAGGGTTTCACCGAGGCGGCACACCCCTATGGCGGATTAACGGAACTCAACGGTGAGTTCTATGGAACGACTGTCAACGGCGGCGGTTTCGGGTCCTGCGGAGTCTTAGGGTGTGGCACCGTATTCAAAACCGGACCGTCCGGGGAACCAACGACCATCTATAGCTTCGGGCACACGGCCATCGGCCCAGCCAATCCCTATGGGCGCCTCTCCGTTTACGACGGCGCGCTTTACGGCACGACGAAGCTTGGCGGCCTGTATAACACGGGCACGGTCTTTCGCGTGACCACCAGCGGCCAAGAGGGCATGGTCTTCGGCTTTGGCGATTACAACGGCGGGGTGTCGCCGTCCGGCGCTCTGGCGATCGTTAAGGGCCCTCGCTTCTACGGAACGACCGAAACGGGCGGCAAGTTCCGGCAGGGGAGTGTTTATCGTGACCCTGGGTATGGACGGCCCTGGGGATATAGCTTCGGTGCGTCGTCGAACGATGGGGCGCAGCCTGAAGGGGGTGTCATCCGTATGGGAGGTGCCGTCTACGGCACCACTTCGGCGGGCGGCGACGCCGGTTGTGGAACGATTTTCGAGATTACCGGTAAACGGGCTGCGTCGATTGTGGAGCGGGTACTCCATCGCTTTGCGGGGAGTGCCGACGGCTGTCATCCGATGTCGGAGCTGACGCCGGTAAATGGGGTTCTTTACGGCACGACCTCGAGCGGCGGCGCGAACAACGGCGGCACGGTTTTTGCACTGAAACCATAAGCTCGCTGTAGGGCGGCAGCTCATGACACTCGAGCGGACAGCTCCCTTACCTCATCCGCGGTAAACACGTATTCGGTTTTGCAGTATTCGCAGGTGGCTTCGGTGAGGTCGCGTTCGCGGGTGAGAGCGAGCAGTTCGTCGGCGCCCAGGCCGAGCAGCACCGCTTCGACCTTCGCGCGAGTGCAGCGGCACGCGAAGCGCACATCGAGCGGGCGGATGGCGCGCAGTTCCGTGTCGCCGGCGATCGAACGCAGCAGCGCCTCGGCATCGGCGCCCTGCGAAATTTGCTGCGTGACCGGCGGCATCGCGACGGCGCGTGCTTCGAGCGCCGCGAGCAGCTTTTCGTCGGCACCGGGCAGCGCTTGCGCGATAATACCGCCGGCGGCAATGACGCCGTTGGGATTCGCCAGCACGCCCAGCGCGACGATGCTGGGAATCTGTTCGGATTGCGCGAGGTAG
Protein-coding regions in this window:
- a CDS encoding choice-of-anchor tandem repeat GloVer-containing protein produces the protein MKPVAAVFFLIALAACSRPSTPALIPDAPASAGAARTSAGFSTLVQFKGSNGCTPIGGLVAAGTTLYGTTTCGGAHHKGNIFRVDISGKKFHVVRDFGRAEQGTSSTLLLVGRTLYGTASQGGPKGYGSVYSIGLNGKVNWVKGFTEAAHPYGGLTELNGEFYGTTVNGGGFGSCGVLGCGTVFKTGPSGEPTTIYSFGHTAIGPANPYGRLSVYDGALYGTTKLGGLYNTGTVFRVTTSGQEGMVFGFGDYNGGVSPSGALAIVKGPRFYGTTETGGKFRQGSVYRDPGYGRPWGYSFGASSNDGAQPEGGVIRMGGAVYGTTSAGGDAGCGTIFEITGKRAASIVERVLHRFAGSADGCHPMSELTPVNGVLYGTTSSGGANNGGTVFALKP
- the tyrS gene encoding tyrosine--tRNA ligase codes for the protein MTAAELLDGFDHVETVADFEQRLKLGRPLRVKLGIDPTSPDLHLGFMVVLNQLQRFAQAGHHVTLIIGDFTARIGDPSGRNVTRPQLSQEEIEANMQTYTEQAGKVLDLERIEIRYNSEWLDKLGFSDLVKLLAKATIAQMLERNDFHERFEAGAPISLHELLYPVAQAYDSVAIEADVELGGTDQLFNLLLGRHFQREFGQLPQICATVPLLVGLDGEKKMSKSLGNYVGVGESATEQFGKLMRISDELLPAYARYAAFRSSGDSAKLDDDIAAGRVKAMDEKKRLAEEIVARYHGAGEAAAARDFFERTVQRKEIPTENLPEIELGDCKRVSELLVKAGFAESKRAAERLISGGGVKIDGEPVKEANQPWNTTEPAVLSVGSRRFVRILRS
- a CDS encoding endonuclease MutS2 is translated as MSLADARTLDALDFARVRERVVSATRTQRGRALANDLLPDADFAIVRREQLRTEAMRSLAASADVTIMPAIDTAPYTEAAQVGRTLAAAELRSVGDALAAAAAAHKAVREHPDLASVVAPYTPLRELAHSLVDAIDERGTVLDRASHALGRIRRSLVAAQGEARDRISSILNGAKYAKAIQDRVVTIRNGRFVIPIKAEFAGSLPSIVHDTSSSGQTLFVEPLSALDSNNRVRTLQIEEEREVQRVLQVLSAQVGARAAEVEANVEVLATLDLLAAKAELARRGGGVMPELSDEPSLIVDNGRHPLLDSRAVPQSLRLDDATRLLVISGPNMGGKTVALKMAGLYVVMAYCGLQLPAGGATCIGRFERVVADIGDEQSLAANASTFSAHLQRMREILEDAGSRTLAIVDEIGGGTEPAAGTALAVAMLERLLACGAKAIVSTHSTELKLFAHSTPGVANASVRFDSTTFQPTFELDIGAPGQSLAFPLATRLGLSEAIVARATELMEDRERDYEAALAELSLRNSELRESRTRLEGERRAVAVQGESLRHDRDELDAQRRRFGANAEERLAQGLRDFTRELQRRADESSEHGARRRARVTPGQTAALAQTIEAIRQDLGIRPEAQRAQDDQTFALGDRVRIRSLDQEAVVSEDWDERLLVSIGSMKMMVEKSDVTRLGAPPKRARSSAVTADTRMAAAGRSVASLDVRGKRYAEAEPLVERWIDDALLAGNLELRLIHGKGTGMLGRGLQEYLRGHAAVTSYRYGNEEEGSSGVTILELRG